Within Vicia villosa cultivar HV-30 ecotype Madison, WI linkage group LG1, Vvil1.0, whole genome shotgun sequence, the genomic segment AGAACTGACCAACCCATCAAGCAGCTCCTCGGCCGACAAAAATATGGCCGGTAGAATGCTAAAATTGTCGGTAGAGTTGTCTGAGTTCGACATCCAATACGAAAGCAGAAAAGCCCTAAAAGCTCAGGTGCTGGCCAATTTCATAGCCGAAATGACGACGATCGTACCTCCTCCCTCAACAGAAAATAAGTGGACTATCTACGTCGATGGTGCTTCTAGCACGTCGAAGAGCGGAGAAGGAATCATCCTCGAGAACAAGGAAGGCCTCATCATAGAAGTCTCCTCAGTTCTATCCTTCCCCACATCGAACAATAGAACTGAATACGAGGCTTTCCTCGTCGGCTTGCGACTCGCCGAGGGCATAGGCGCCCGGGAAGTTATGATCTACACCGACTCTCAACTCGTCGCTTCGCAAGTCAATGGCGACTACCAAGCTAAAAAGGACACGCTCATTGAGTATCTCACATTagtcaaagaaaagatgaaaaacttCGTCCGAGCAGAGGTCCAACACATACCCCGCGAACACAATTCCCGAGCAGATATCCTCtccaaacttgcgagcacgagGAAAAAGGGAGGGAACAAGTCTGTTATCCAAGAAATCCTCCCAAGACCAAGTGTGAACAAAAACGCTACCCTACTCCAGGTACACGCCATCGGGGACAGTCaatgctggatgaccccagtgtacaatttcctccatgatcacttctgatctTCAAGATTTTTTAATCCTTTTTATTTTGTACTTGTATGCAAAAGATGTTAAACACGTCATATGATTCATCTTTGGATCTAGGGAATTTAACCTAAGTCCATCAGTTGTAGTCATCAATTATGACCAGTCTATATTTCTTCCCATTTATTGATGTAATACTAACAAGACCAAACAAATCAACGTGAAGTACCTCTAAGGGTCTGGAGGTAGAGATAATGTTCTTAGGTTTAATAGAGGTTTTAACAATCTTTCCTACTTGTCATGCTCCACAAAGAGCAGCTGAGTGATAATTAAGAtctggaaaatcattaaaaagttcCAACTTGCTAAGCTTAGAGATTAATCTACAGTTAGCATGACCTAACCTTCTGTGCCAGATCCATTTTTCATCACTCATTGTTAAAAGGCAAAGCACATTCTGACCATTCAATTCATAAAAATTGATTTATATACATTTCCTTTCCTCTTACCTTTGAACACTATAGACTTGTCACAATCATTAACGATTATACAAATGTTCTTATTAAACACTACTTCATAACCACTGTCACAAACTTATGATGAGTGGGTTATGTTTTAGTCCACCTACAAGCCAAACATTATTGATAGAGATAGAGGAATTACCAATAGTACCCATTCCAATGATCTTGCCTTTCTGGTTTCCTCCAAGTCCCATATTTCCTCCCTTTTTAGAGTGAGGGTTTGGAACATATGCTTTTCTCCAGTCATATGTCGTGAGCAACCACTGTCCAGGTACCAAGATTACTTATTTGTTCCTTCCTTTAAGCATATCTGCAGCAAAAACGATTTCAGTTTTAGGTATCCATAATCAGATGGGTCCTTTAGAGTTAGTTCTGAAAGGTCTCTTCTGACCTTGTACCTTAGCCTTTAAGTAATGAGACTTGGAATCATTGAATACTTTGGATTTAAAAGATTTTGTCCTTGAAAAGTTCTTATCCTTTAATTCTGAACCCTTCAGAACCTTAGACTTTAGAATCATGGGTTCTGGTTTTTCCAGAACTTCTGATTCCACAATCTTTAGTTTTGACTGATTTAGGGCCTCTACTTTTTCATCAGCAGATACAAATTAAGAAGAAACTCCTTTCTGAGCAAACCTAAGAGAGATGGGTTTTGTAGATTTTAACCAGATATCAGATTCTGAATCAAAAGACTGTTCAGAGCCGCCAAGATTCTCTCCCTTGCTTGTGATAATACCATAGATCATAGAAGCAAATTGTGTCTTGTTAAAGGCATAAATGACTAACTCCTAAAAAGCCATTTCATACTCACTAAGGGGTTTTTCAGACATATCATTTAACAAGGCAATACGATCTCTTTCTAGTTTGTTAATCCTCTTTTTGTAAGACTCTATATCAACTTTTAAGAGATCATAATCccttttaaaatttgttgaacGTGTGGTTTTATGCTAATAACGACTCATAACTTCTTGAATAAAGGAAATTAAATTTGAACGAGATAGTTGAGAAAATACctcatcttcttcaaaatttgAGCTAGAACTTGAGTTAGATTGTGTGTTTGAAGATCTTGAGGCCATCAGAGCCAGATtggcttcttcttcatctttgtcAGATTCTTCCTCTTTATCAagttcatcccatgttgccataggATTCTTCTTGACCTTGTTTATGAAGTTGTTCTTCTGAAAGCTCCCTTTATTTAGTTGGTCTTTCTGCAGCTCTGGACATTCAACAATAAAGTGACCAGACTTCTTACAGATGAACCATCCTTTTTTTATCATGTTTGTTGATTATGGAGCTTGTTCCTCTGAAGACATTACCTCTGCTAGAGAACCTCATATTCTTCTTATTGGCCAGATACTGAAATCTCTTGATTATAAatgtcatttcttcatcttctgattcttctTCCGAACCTTCTTCATGAGTGGATTCTTCATATCTTCTCATTAGTGAAGAATTAGCATTATGATCTACCGACTTCTAAGCAATAGACTTTGACTTCTGAACAGGTTCATCTCCAATCAACTCCATCTCATGACTCTGGAGATTGCTAACTAAGCTTTTTATACTTATGTTGTTTAAGTCTCTAGCTTTTTGAATAGCAGTCACCTTAGGTCTATACTTGGCAGGTAGACTCCTTATAAGAATCTTGTTGACTTAATGAGCAATTGTATAACTTTTGTTCAACACATGAAGACCAGATACAAGAACTTGAAACATTGAGAACATAGTTTCAATGTCTTCAAATTAAAGAAACAAGACCAGTGACACTTGTTTGTGATAATCAACATGCATTGAACATTGCTTCAAATCCAGTCTTCCATGAGATGACCAAACATATTTATATAGAGTGTCGCTTTGttagagaaaagattgaatcagGCAACATTGTCACAAGCTTTTTCAACTTTAATAATCAATTGGCAGATGTGTTTACAAAATCCCTGCTAATTTCAAGAACTAATTATATATGTGGCAAGCTTGGTGGATTTGATTTATATGCTAAAGCTTGAGGGAgagtgttgatatttgtaaatatatagtgttaagaatatttgtatatagaatagtctCGTATCGACTATATCATATAATTAGTTGTAATATCTCTATATTTAATAAAGTCTATGTAATGCTTTTCAAAATAGATGATTTATTCAAATGGCTATTAGGAGTTCTTCACAACTTTCATCTTGTAGAGTGTTAAGACCAATATGTTTAACGATATTTGAAATCAACCATCTATAAGGTCTTTCTCAAAATAATGTTTGGTTTTCTCTCATCATGCCTCTTTCTATATAattgaaaatatgattttttttatgcatacaatagagAAATAGTactttgaaaattatttattgtaatgaaaattttgtttatttattaattttaattaaatatatattttaatcataTCTAAATTTTACTCAAagacatttatttttttataaatacatatacattttatataattaattttttttatcaaatgtttttaaatatatgagaccaacaataaaaatgtttttcttaGTTAAGAAGAGATTAAAAAATagataacaaataataaaataaactgaagTAGTCTTTATTCcataacaatttattttattttattatattggtATACTTTtatctaataatatttttttaaaatttatcatatagagtacttatatatatatatatatatatatatatatatatatatatatatatatatatatatatatatatatatatatatatatatatatatatatatatatatatatatatatatatatatatatatatatatatatatatatatatatatatatatatatatatataaagtaattggtatactttattttatattatcttaaataaacaatttttctcaaaaactaaaaattacttttattcTTTAGCAAGTAAAAGAAATCCTGCATTTTTTTCAAgaactaaaatatatttttgcacTCAACATAATAACTAGATTTAACAATTGTTTAAATGCATTTTATTCAATTCATAAAACTTCTTGCCATAAGAATAAGCAAGTGCACAAATTTGACAATAAGCTAATTTATAGGTCTTATTTCTATTCCTTCGAGAATGAAACCACCCTTTGTACGACCAGCCTTAATCTCGACAACACCCATCTGAATGACTTCATCTTGTATGCCTGAACTGAAGAACTCTCCAATCTCGATCTCCAACCACCCATCACTTCTCAGTTTTGGACTCTCTAGCCCCAATAACTCATTGTCTCGTTCCTTATCAAAGTTTGGATCTAACCAAACTTGTTTTGTAGATATGCGGTCTTCAAATTTATCTATGGTTAATTCCACAGGAATAACATCAAAATCATCGGGATCCATCAATTTGAACACAAGAACAGCAGCATATCGAGTATTTGAGGACAAAACACGTGTGCTAATTTTCCCATAAATTTCAAACCACCACACATAACGTAGCCTAGCAACTTCTTTGAATCTGTTGGAAACAAGAATTAATGGCATAATCAACACGTTAACAATGTGAGAAAATTATTTAAAGTAGATATAAATAAGCTATAAAATGATGACACTCCGGTACAGATGTATAACACTGACACATATACATACACGTCTTGATTCAGAGGTAAAAAGAACTGACCTGGACTCTGGTAGAGTTATCCAATCCCAATAGGTAGGAGTGTCACCCCAAGCGATGGAGAGATCTCTAGCACTAAGCATGTATATCTTTTTACCACTTTGTTTCTCTAACTGAAAGCTCTGAATTTTAGTTTAACACCATTTAATTAGTTATGGTTTagaaattaaagaataaaatatttaacatataatcgtGAAAATGATACCTTTTTACCATTGTCGATAATGATGGGATTATCAGAGAGAGTAAGATATAGAGTCTTCTTAGAGGGAGAGGTGGCTAGCAAAGAGGATCCAGATTGAGACTCAGAAATGATTGAGATCAAATCAGATGGAAGAAAATGATCCCAAACAATGTCTGATTCAGAGGCAGAACAAAAGTCCTTGGAAACAATGGAGAACTTACATGAATCCAATGGATCTGTTAGCGACAATATGTTGGCAATGCATTCCTCTGGAAGAACCTCTATTGTGTTTTTTTCTTCTGCCTTCTTCGTTTTCATCTCTGTCGCCATTGTTGGTATTGTTGGTGAAATATGCAATATGAACCTATAAAATAGATAAAGATGACCTTAGAAAGATTTGTTTGATTTCTTATGTGTTATGTTCCCTTCTTAAATAGATTTAGATATCTtcaagaaaataatgtttttaatttattttatatgattttagaAATAACTTAACCACTAAGAATTATATTTCAGGATGCTATTAAAAAATGAGGTGAAATTgactaaaattatatttatatatacattccctctaatgttatatatataaatgtaatattttaatttttataaaaaaaatatttgtttccctttattgaattttatcttaaatatttttatatgtaaaATAGATATAACTGAAACTATTAAATGGTGTATTGAATTATTTATTGACTGGAATAATATATTGAATTATTATAACAAGTAGAACTCTTAGCCACTAAGTTATTTcataaaaaacattatattttaggtaaaatataatttataatcttttatatgtttaaatatttatttctattcTATTAAGAGACAgatttattttacatttttaacaataataatatagatAAAAGAATAGATAAATATCTAAATGTGAGCTTTAGAGTTTTTGTGgatatgaaaaataaatgaaaaacaaGAAACACGTGAATATATGTTAAATTTAAGGAAAAGAATGTGCATCAAACAAACACTAAACTcttaaataaaacataattaaacacattttaatcacaaaataatatatcattataattataTGAACATAAAACTATTAACTTACAAAAATTATATtcgaattaataatttaattagaatcAACCTCTGATATTATTGAAGGAATTTAAGAGGgggtttttcaaaaaatttatcctCTTATCGGAAAAATCCTAATTAATAGATATTTATTGAGAGCTATTAtttttagacattttcaaaaacaatttcaatcttatttatatttaattaaattatttaaataaaataaaataatttagttaAATGATATTTAATATAACTAATTGTCAattatcatttatttaattaaattatatttaatcaaataaattatatatgtgTTAATGTATTAAatgatttaaatataattaacacataattaaattaaaccttatttaatttaatcatacATTCAACTGGAAGTACTCTATATGTGTGACCTGGTAGATTTTTGTAACATTGACAAAAAAGTTAGATCACCTATTTAATGTTATAAATAGTGAGCAGTATCTAGCAACACATCGCTGCTAGCCAATTATCCAAGTGACGAGAATGTCGTGTGATCTGTCTGACATAACCTTTTTATGATAATGATCATGAGCACGACCATGCATTTTACTGTCATACTCAATCATGGGGCCATAGATATTACTCATGTATATGTAGGAGAGACAAATCTCGTCTAGGTCACTCATAGGCATAGGCTGAATCGAatttgcaattttgggtatttcaTTTTCGTTATTCTCCTTTCAatctttgtttaaacaaaagTTTGATGAAGACAAGTGAATGGgagaaatattgattttttttttttggtttttcatGAAAAGGAAGGAATGAATATGTGCAAAGTGAATacaaatggattgattcaaaacaTGCATGTTCAATTTATTACTATTACCATTTCAAAACAACAAGTTTTAAAAGCAAATAGTACTTAACAAACaagaaaaattacaaatgaaaaaaaTGGAAGAGGTTTGATGATCACCTCTTTCTAAGAAACTCTTGTGCTTGATTCATTGCTTGGTTGGCTTCTTTTCCTACCCACAGATTGAGTTCCTCGTGCTCTTCGAATGCTGTAAGATGATTGCCAAAGTATTCTTCCTCAGACTCTTCACAGGATGAAACCTTTCCCTTTTTGTTTCCACTTGTACGAGTTATGACATTTTCGTTCCATAGAGACGTCTTAGCATTCTCGTAGGGAAATAATTATGTTCCTCTTGCCTTTTTCCTTATTCCTTCCTTGTGGTACAGGATCCTAAAAGGCTACAGAAATCCTTGACTTTCCTCATTACAATGCTTCAGAATCAAACCATTCTCATTTGGGTCTTCTTTCTTGAGAGATAGCGGTATTGTACTAAGCAACTTCTGCAATTTTCTCTTAAAGCTCTTTCATCTTCAATAGCATGCCCCGCTGCTTTAGTATGGTACTCACACTCAACCTTTGGGCGATCCTCTTTAAAGACTAGGCTTTTGTCATTGATTAAATTTTGAACTTGAGCTTTCAATGCCCTACAATCTTCAACGAAGTTCCCCACTAATCCATCATGATACTCGCATTTGGCGTGTGTGTCATACTTAGGCGGGAACTATGACGACAATGGACTTTTAATAGATTTGGGTAACACCAGTGAACTTTGAATCAAATATGGAAGCTGAACATACAAtatatgaattaggtcaaaagaaGCGTTCCTCCTCTACTTACGATCATTCTGATTCTAACTTATGTAACCATGGGGAGGAACAAATGGTCTTTGCTGACATGAAGGCCTTGAAGGAATTGCTGAGGAATAATGAGTTGAAGTTGTGACCTCTAAGGGTGAATATGCAGAGTACTACGTAATGGGTGGTTGCCTCTCACCCAACTTTAGAATATTCTCCTAACTTGAGGATCCCAATACAGCTTTCTTAGATTCCTTGGCAGCAAACACTAGATTATTTTGGGTTGACCTACTAGCTCTCAAGACACTGGCAGCATCGGTCTTCCATATCTTACTTGGAATAAGGAATTACAAGGGTTTCTAGGATTTTTTCACTCAGTTGATTGATAAAGATGTCTACCCTCAAGCCGTTCTTCTTGAATATCAGCTGTTTTGCGCTGATCAATATTTGTACCTTCTTCTTAAAAGGATTATAATTCTCGATTGAGTGCCCTATTGAATTGAAGTGATACTCATACTTAACATTTGAGTTAAACCATTTTGAAGACAGCTTCAAAGGTTTAATTGGTTGGACAACCCATGGCAACTCCTGTTTTAAACATTGTTTCAACTGCCCGTATGTCATAGGAGTTGGGTCAAAATGCTTTCCCATATGGTTACTCTTAGGCTCGCTCAGAGCTTGACTATATCGTTGTACCGGGTTTCTCGGATCTAGCTAGAGAATAGGCACTGACTGTAGGTAATGAGGCCTCTGAAGCATAGGTTGGGGGTAAAAATTGGGATGAACAACGTACATCGAGTTGATCATTACAGGCTGCACTATAGAAGGAAAGTTAGGAACTGGAATGACATTTATTTTCATGGTGCTCTATTGAAGTTCTTCCTCCCTTTTTGTCATAGTTGTTACAACCTCTAAAAGTTGATTCACTTTTCCTTTCATGAGGTTCATATCATTTCTCAGTGTTGTCTGACCCTGTTCCCACTGATACATTGATCTGCAATAGTTTCTTCATGAGTGTCGGGAAATCAGATTAACAATTTTGGAGAAAGGATGGAGATGGTATGAGTCCATGTATAATTTTGATGACAGGAAGGTTCTGAATGTTTGGCACAAAGTGATTCCCCTCAATAGGATGACTCTAAGGTTTAATGGTTATTAGATTCATGGATCCTTCTTGAAAATATTGTCATCAATCATAAATAACTTCGGGCCAACAATATCCTCAAGCGGGTCTACTATAAGTGAGGTTTTTGCACCGACCCAACGCGACAATTACATCAAACAAGTCAACACTACGCAACCATCGGTTTTAAAAGACATTGGTTTAGGGTTTACTAAAGGTCCCTGGAGTTACATACAATTTTCGAAAATATTGTCATCAACGCAAATAACTTGCGAGCTAATAATACTTCCTAAAGGATCTATTCTAGGCAGGGTTTTCGCACCAACCCATTGAGACAATTCCTCAAAGTGTGCTAATAACCAAAACATTCCAACAGTACCATACAAATATACAACAATTTAATATACAGTTAATAAAATCACGTAAAgatagagaagagaagaagaaagagaataaacaaacaaatcaCTCAAACACAAGCGTATCGCTTAGGATAAGGGTTCCCAGCAGAGTCGCTAGTTATCGAGGTGCGAAAAATACTTAAGCATATCGCacgctcgaaatacaacagagtcgccactgaaATTTATTTGTTCCGAAGGaaatggaaaatatcgataaaacacACGAAATAAAAGGAAATGGTAGTCGCAACCAAGATTCGTTTGCTAGTCAGTTATGTAAAGGGAAtgtattaacacccctcacatctgttgtACTCAAAggtacccatttagttagttttgcgaATGAGTGTTACCATGAATTGTTAGTGATCTTCTCCTTATTGTGAGAAAAGAGAAATAAAGGGGAAATGTTTTTGGGTTTTCTAATATTATGCTCCCCAAGATTTCAAAATTTTGTACCTACGTATTCCTTGGTGCAATGGGAAAATTAGAGCTTCGTTGTTCGTAGTAAAAGACCATGTATTTGTTGGTTGAATTTATTGAACGATGTTAGGGTCATATTCTAACGGTTAAACATTGCTTGTTTGCACTCGCGGTGGAGGCGTAGGCTTTTTTTTGGTATCGCGCTAAAATGGATAAACATGTCCTTTATGAAAAAGTTTTTTGAAGTCGCACGGGGGCGAGAAAAAGAGTTTGATGATTTGATATGAATTTTAAGTGGGAGTCAAGCATCAGACTGCAAGCTAAGTGCTTAGCATGGTCAAGATGTATTTACTTTTAAATGATGCAAACGGTGACCTAAGGTTGAATTCTGGTCAACCTAATGCATGAATGACCGACTAATGATGAAAATACGGTGAATGAATGACCATGTGgtaaaattggggtatgacatataccCTTCTGAGCCTTGCCTTCAAATTTCTTATTATAGACTTTGTTGCTCATAATTAAACAAGTACATCCAAattgatgaaaataagaaatgctAGGCTTTCTTCCCTTGAAAAGCTCATACGATGTTTTGTTCAAAATAGGTCTGATATATATTCTGTTTTGAACATAACATGCTATGCTGACAGCTTGTGCCCACAAGTACTTTAGCAAATAGTTTTCATGGATaatggttctagccatttcttgtaaagatcttctctttctctctacaACTTCATAAAAAGTTTGATATGACtcattttcaaattctcctccatgatcacaTCTGATCTTCAAGATTTTTGAATCCTTTTCATTTTGTACTTGTATGCAAAATATGCTAAACACGTCATATGATTCATCTTTGGATCTAAGGAATTTAACCTAAGTCCATATGTTATAGTCATCAATTATGACTAGTCTATATTTCTTCTCATTGATTGATGCAATACTAACATgaccaaacaaatcaatgtgaaGCACGTCTAAGGGTCTGGAGGTAGAGATAATGTTCTTAGGTTTAATAGAGGTTTTAACAATCTTTCCTACTTGGCATGCTCCACAAAGAGAAGCTGAGTGATAATTAAGGTCTGGAAAATCATTAACAAGTTCCAACTTGCTAAGCTTAGAGATTAATCTTCAGTTAGCATGACCTAACCTTCTGTGCCAGATCCATTTTTCATCATTCATTGATAAAAGGAAAAGCACATTCTGACCATTCAATTcagaaaaattgattttataaacATTTCCTTTCCTTTTACCTTTGAACACTATAGACTTGTCAGAATCATTAACGATTATACAAATGTTTTTATTAAACACTACTTCATAACCACTGTCACAAAATTAACTTATGATGAGTAGGTTATGTTTTAGTCCACCTACAAGCCAACTATTATTGATAGAGATAGAGCAATTACCAATAGTACCCATACCAATGATCTTGCCTTTCTGATTTCCTCCAAATCCCACATTTCCTCCCTTTTTTAGAGTGAGGGTTTGGAACATATGCTTTTCTCCAGTCATATGTTGTGAGCAGCCACTGTCTATGTACCAAGATTACTTATTTGTTCCTTCCTTTAAGCATATCTGCAGCCAATGAGGCTTTGGGGTTAGTTCTGAAAGGTCTTTTCTAACCTTGTACCTTAGCCTTTAAGTAATGAGGCTTGGAATCATTCATTACTTTGGGTTTAGAAGATTTTGGCCTTGAAAAGTTCTTATCCTTTAATTCTGAACCCTTCAGAACCTTAGACTTTAGAATCATGGGTTCTGGTTTCTCTAGAACTTCTGATTCCACAATCTTTAGTTTTGACTGATTTAGGACCTCTACTTTTTCATCAGCATATACAAATTAAGAAGAAAGTCCTTTCTGAGCAAAACTAAGAGAGGGGGGTTATGTAGATTTTAACCAGATATCAGATTCTAATCAACATACTGTTCAGAGCAGCCAAGACTCTCTCCCTTGCTTTTGATAATACCATAGATCATAGAAGCAAATTGTGTCTTGTTAAAGGCAGAAATGACTAACTCCTAAAAAGCCATTTCATACTCACTGAAAGGTTTGTCAGACATATCATTTAACAAGGCAATACAATCTCTTTCTAGTTTGTTAATCCTTTTTTTCGTAAGATTCTATATCAACTTTCAAGAGATCATAAACCCTTTTAAAATTTGCTAAACATGTGGCTTTATGCTAATAACGACTCATAACtt encodes:
- the LOC131616908 gene encoding putative F-box protein PP2-B12 codes for the protein MATEMKTKKAEEKNTIEVLPEECIANILSLTDPLDSCKFSIVSKDFCSASESDIVWDHFLPSDLISIISESQSGSSLLATSPSKKTLYLTLSDNPIIIDNGKKSFQLEKQSGKKIYMLSARDLSIAWGDTPTYWDWITLPESRFKEVARLRYVWWFEIYGKISTRVLSSNTRYAAVLVFKLMDPDDFDVIPVELTIDKFEDRISTKQVWLDPNFDKERDNELLGLESPKLRSDGWLEIEIGEFFSSGIQDEVIQMGVVEIKAGRTKGGFILEGIEIRPIN